The following are encoded together in the Vicia villosa cultivar HV-30 ecotype Madison, WI unplaced genomic scaffold, Vvil1.0 ctg.000883F_1_1, whole genome shotgun sequence genome:
- the LOC131631937 gene encoding cysteine proteinase inhibitor 5-like, translating to MRFQSPVLSILVLLAFAAMNEVISEEWRPIKEINDPYVIGVADFAVNQFNKITGANLKFEKIIKGESQIVKGKNYRFILSATDGVVSNNYQATVYDMPWGYIRNLTSFEIVHE from the coding sequence ATGAGATTTCAATCCCCTGTTCTTTCCATCCTTGTTTTGTTGGCCTTTGCGGCCATGAATGAAGTTATATCAGAAGAATGGAGGCCTATCAAGGAAATCAATGATCCATACGTGATTGGGGTCGCCGATTTCGCTGTTAAtcaattcaacaaaataacaGGGGCTAATTTGAAGTTTGAGAAAATCATCAAGGGTGAATCACAAATTGTCAAGGGAAAAAACTATCGTTTCATTCTTTCTGCTACTGACGGAGTTGTTTCTAACAATTATCAAGCCACTGTGTATGACATGCCATGGGGATACATTAGGAACCTCACCTCATTTGAAATTGTTCATGAGTAA